In a genomic window of Mastacembelus armatus chromosome 3, fMasArm1.2, whole genome shotgun sequence:
- the LOC113138244 gene encoding mortality factor 4-like protein 1 isoform X2: MAPKQDPKPKFQEGERVLCFHGPLLYEAKCVKINIKDKQIKYFIHYSGWNKNWDEWVPESRVLKYVDSNLAKQKELQKANQDHYVEGKMRGLAPSKKIAAVQQKNVDPKVKKAKQKISGPGEGTSSGEMPQGPRKKRARVDPTVESEEMFTNRVEVKVKIPEELKPWLVDDWDLITRQKQLFHLPAKKNVETVLEDYANYKKSKGNSDNKEYAVNEVVAGIREYFNVMLGTQLLYKFERPQYAEILTEHPDMPMSQFVLEPCWPTLHWMRRVWLCCSVTSKISSSTW; the protein is encoded by the exons ATGGCGCCAAAACAGGACCCTAAACCTAAATTTCAAGAAG GTGAAAGAGTCCTGTGCTTTCATGGGCCATTGCTGTATGAAGCAAAG tgtgtaaAGATCAACATCAAGGATAAGCAGATTAAATACTTCATTCATTACAGCGGATGGAACAAAAA CTGGGATGAATGGGTTCCTGAAAGCAGAGTTCTCAAATATGTGGACAGCAACCTTGCGAAACAAAAAGAGCTTCAAAAGGCCAATCA GGACCATTATGTTGAGGGAAAGATGAGGGGTTTAGCACCAAGCAAGAAGATCGCTGCTGTTCAGCAGAAAAATGTTGATCC gaAAGTGAAAAAGGCAAAACAGAAGA TCTCAGGGCCAGGTGAAGGTACCAGCAGTGGGGAAATGCCACAGGGACCACGGAAGAAGAGGGCTCGGGTTGATCCCACTGTGGAGAGT GAGGAGATGTTCACAAACCGTGTGGAAGTGAAGGTAAAGATACCTGAGGAGCTGAAACCCTGGTTGGTGGATGACTGGGACCTAATCACCCGAcagaaacag TTATTTCACCTGCCTGCTAAGAAGAATGTAGAGACTGTGTTGGAGGACTATGCAAACTATAAGAAATCAAAAGGAAACTCAGACAATAA GGAGTATGCAGTAAACGAAGTGGTGGCAGGAATTCGGGAGTATTTTAACGTCATGCTCGGCACACAGCTGCTTTACAAGTTTGAGAGGCCCCAGTATGCTGAGATCCTGACTGAACACCCAGACATGCCCATGTCTCAG TTCGTATTGGAGCCATGCTGGCCTACACTCCACTGGATGAGAAGAGTTTGGCTTTGCTGCTCAGTTACCTCCAAGATTTCCTCAA GTACCTGGTAA
- the LOC113138244 gene encoding mortality factor 4-like protein 1 isoform X1 has translation MAPKQDPKPKFQEGERVLCFHGPLLYEAKCVKINIKDKQIKYFIHYSGWNKNWDEWVPESRVLKYVDSNLAKQKELQKANQDHYVEGKMRGLAPSKKIAAVQQKNVDPKVKKAKQKISGPGEGTSSGEMPQGPRKKRARVDPTVESEEMFTNRVEVKVKIPEELKPWLVDDWDLITRQKQLFHLPAKKNVETVLEDYANYKKSKGNSDNKEYAVNEVVAGIREYFNVMLGTQLLYKFERPQYAEILTEHPDMPMSQVYGAPHLLRLFVRIGAMLAYTPLDEKSLALLLSYLQDFLKYLVKNSSTLFNASDYEVAPPEYHRKAV, from the exons ATGGCGCCAAAACAGGACCCTAAACCTAAATTTCAAGAAG GTGAAAGAGTCCTGTGCTTTCATGGGCCATTGCTGTATGAAGCAAAG tgtgtaaAGATCAACATCAAGGATAAGCAGATTAAATACTTCATTCATTACAGCGGATGGAACAAAAA CTGGGATGAATGGGTTCCTGAAAGCAGAGTTCTCAAATATGTGGACAGCAACCTTGCGAAACAAAAAGAGCTTCAAAAGGCCAATCA GGACCATTATGTTGAGGGAAAGATGAGGGGTTTAGCACCAAGCAAGAAGATCGCTGCTGTTCAGCAGAAAAATGTTGATCC gaAAGTGAAAAAGGCAAAACAGAAGA TCTCAGGGCCAGGTGAAGGTACCAGCAGTGGGGAAATGCCACAGGGACCACGGAAGAAGAGGGCTCGGGTTGATCCCACTGTGGAGAGT GAGGAGATGTTCACAAACCGTGTGGAAGTGAAGGTAAAGATACCTGAGGAGCTGAAACCCTGGTTGGTGGATGACTGGGACCTAATCACCCGAcagaaacag TTATTTCACCTGCCTGCTAAGAAGAATGTAGAGACTGTGTTGGAGGACTATGCAAACTATAAGAAATCAAAAGGAAACTCAGACAATAA GGAGTATGCAGTAAACGAAGTGGTGGCAGGAATTCGGGAGTATTTTAACGTCATGCTCGGCACACAGCTGCTTTACAAGTTTGAGAGGCCCCAGTATGCTGAGATCCTGACTGAACACCCAGACATGCCCATGTCTCAGGTTTACGGAGCTCCGCACTTGCTGCGCCTATTTG TTCGTATTGGAGCCATGCTGGCCTACACTCCACTGGATGAGAAGAGTTTGGCTTTGCTGCTCAGTTACCTCCAAGATTTCCTCAA GTACCTGGTAAAGAATTCATCCACCCTCTTCAATGCCAGTGACTATGAGGTTGCACCCCCAGAGTACCACCGTAAGGCTGTGTGA
- the rxfp3.3a1 gene encoding relaxin-3 receptor 1, whose amino-acid sequence MNEQNESACLNRSLTQTDRFSNLEDIDVTADGSPLLRFLICLIYSVVCAAGLIGNLLVIFFIRVKQERRKSRVNFFVLNLAVTDLQFVLTLPFWAVDTALDFSWPFGNAMCKIILSVTVMNMYASVFFLTAMSVTRYWSVASALKNRTGQRSCSAKWISAVIWALATLASAPTPIFSTVSNVTGEKLCLLKFPGGQYWLAVYHIQKILVGFVLPVFIVSISYISLLRFIRSRTMKTSNPKWRSKVTKSITIVVLCFFMCWMPNHAITLWSVLVKMNAANWDRAYYIVHTYVFPLTICLAHTNSCLNPIIYCLMRKEFRNKLRGLIHRQ is encoded by the coding sequence ATGAATGAGCAAAATGAAAGCGCTTGTTTGAACAGGTCACTGACGCAGACGGACCGTTTCAGCAACCTGGAGGACATCGACGTGACAGCTGACGGGAGCCCGCTTCTGAGATTCCTCATCTGTCTAATTTATTCGGTGGTCTGCGCCGCGGGTCTGATAGGCAACCTTCTGGTCATCTTCTTCATCAGGGTCAAACAAGAGAGGAGGAAATCCAGAGTGAACTTCTTCGTGCTTAACTTGGCAGTGACCGATCTGCAGTTCGTGCTGACTCTGCCCTTCTGGGCCGTGGACACTGCGCTGGACTTCAGTTGGCCGTTTGGAAACGCCATGTGTAAGATCATCCTTTCCGTCACCGTGATGAACATGTACGCCAGCGTGTTTTTCCTCACCGCCATGAGCGTGACCCGCTACTGGTCGGTTGCCTCTGCTCTGAAGAACAGAACCGGGCAGAGATCTTGTTCCGCTAAATGGATCTCCGCAGTTATTTGGGCATTGGCGACTTTGGCGAGTGCGCCCACGCCGATTTTCTCCACTGTCAGCAATGTGACAGGAGAAAAACTGTGTTTGCTGAAGTTTCCTGGTGGACAATACTGGTTAGCTGTTTATCACATACAGAAAATACTTGTAGGTTTTGTGCTGCCAGTGTTCATCGTGTCCATTAGTTACATCTCGCTGCTGCGTTTCATCCGCAGCCGGACTATGAAAACAAGCAACCCCAAATGGAGATCCAAAGTCACCAAATCTATCACCATCGTAGTGTTGTGTTTCTTCATGTGCTGGATGCCAAACCATGCCATCACCTTGTGGAGTGTGCTGGTTAAAATGAACGCTGCAAACTGGGACAGAGCGTACTATATTGTCCACACTTACGTGTTCCCACTGACCATCTGCCTGGCGCACACCAACAGCTGCTTAAACCCGATTATTTACTGCCTCATGAGAAAGGAGTTCAGGAACAAGCTGAGAGGTCTGATACACAGACAATAG